The following are from one region of the Actinopolyspora halophila DSM 43834 genome:
- the rpsA gene encoding 30S ribosomal protein S1: MSTDTTTVPTAAATKPQVAVNDVGTEEDFLAAVDQTIKYFNDGDIVEGTIVKVDKDEVLLDIGYKTEGVIPSRELSIKHDVDPAEVVAVGDFVEALVLQKEDKEGRLILSKKRAQYERAWGTIEDLKEKDEPVRGSVIEVVKGGLILDIGLRGFLPASLVEMRRVRDLQPYVGRELEAKIIELDKNRNNVVLSRRAWLEQTQSAVRSEFLNQLQKGQVRKGVVSSIVNFGAFVDLGGVDGLVHVSELSWKHIDHPSEVVEVGQEVTVEVLDVDMDRERVSLSLKATQEDPWRQFARTHAIGQIVPGRVTKLVPFGAFVRVDEGIEGLVHISELAERHVDIPEQVAQVGDEVMVKVIDIDLERRRISLSLKQANEGFTPDSEFDPTQYGMAAEYDNEGNYIYPEGFDPETQEWQEGYETQREEWERQYAEALERYEAHMRQVAKAAEADAAAAAAGGGEEEPQEGNYTSAAEPAAEEEEQEPSSMASDAQLAALREKLSGGA, translated from the coding sequence ATGTCCACCGACACCACCACCGTCCCGACTGCAGCCGCCACCAAGCCGCAGGTCGCAGTGAACGACGTCGGGACGGAGGAGGACTTCCTCGCCGCCGTCGACCAGACCATCAAGTACTTCAACGATGGCGACATCGTCGAGGGCACTATCGTCAAGGTCGACAAGGACGAGGTCCTGCTCGACATCGGCTACAAGACCGAGGGCGTCATCCCGTCCAGGGAACTGTCCATCAAGCACGATGTCGATCCCGCCGAGGTCGTGGCCGTCGGCGACTTTGTCGAAGCCCTTGTCCTGCAGAAGGAGGACAAGGAAGGCCGCCTCATCCTGTCCAAGAAGCGTGCGCAGTACGAACGTGCCTGGGGGACGATCGAGGACCTCAAGGAGAAGGACGAGCCCGTGCGCGGCTCCGTCATCGAGGTCGTCAAGGGCGGCCTCATCCTCGACATCGGCCTGCGCGGCTTCCTGCCCGCTTCGCTGGTTGAGATGCGGCGTGTTCGCGACCTGCAGCCCTATGTCGGGCGCGAGCTCGAGGCCAAGATCATCGAGCTCGACAAGAACCGCAACAACGTCGTTCTTTCCCGCCGGGCCTGGCTGGAGCAGACCCAGTCCGCCGTTCGCAGCGAGTTCCTCAACCAGCTGCAGAAGGGACAGGTCCGCAAGGGCGTCGTTTCCTCCATCGTCAACTTCGGTGCGTTCGTCGATCTGGGTGGGGTCGACGGCCTGGTACACGTCTCGGAGCTTTCCTGGAAGCACATCGACCATCCGAGCGAGGTCGTCGAGGTCGGCCAGGAAGTCACCGTCGAGGTGCTCGACGTGGACATGGACCGCGAGCGGGTCTCGTTGTCCCTGAAGGCGACCCAGGAGGACCCCTGGCGCCAGTTCGCCCGGACCCACGCGATCGGCCAGATCGTGCCCGGTCGGGTCACCAAGCTCGTTCCGTTCGGTGCCTTCGTCCGCGTCGACGAGGGGATCGAGGGCCTGGTGCACATTTCCGAGCTGGCCGAGCGGCACGTGGACATCCCGGAGCAGGTTGCCCAGGTCGGTGACGAGGTCATGGTCAAGGTCATCGACATCGATCTGGAGCGCAGGCGCATCTCGCTGTCGCTGAAGCAGGCGAACGAGGGCTTCACCCCGGACTCGGAGTTCGACCCGACCCAGTACGGCATGGCCGCCGAGTACGACAACGAGGGCAACTACATCTACCCCGAGGGCTTCGACCCGGAGACCCAGGAGTGGCAGGAAGGCTACGAGACCCAGCGCGAGGAGTGGGAGCGGCAGTACGCCGAGGCCCTCGAGCGCTACGAGGCCCACATGCGCCAGGTTGCCAAGGCTGCCGAGGCCGACGCCGCAGCTGCCGCCGCAGGCGGTGGGGAGGAGGAGCCCCAGGAGGGCAACTACACCTCCGCTGCGGAGCCCGCTGCTGAGGAGGAAGAGCAGGAGCCGAGCTCCATGGCCAGCGACGCGCAGTTGGCCGCTCTCCGCGAGAAGCTCTCCGGCGGTGCGTGA
- the coaE gene encoding dephospho-CoA kinase — translation MLRVGLTGGIGSGKSTVANRLAEHGAVVVDADLVSREVVEPGTEGLSEIVEHFGAEVLDEDGTLNRSALARVVFGDDAARRVLNGIVHPRVAARTAELIAATSEDAVVVHDVALLVENGYQADYHLVVVVDAPVEQRVRRLVERGLSAEDARSRIEAQADEQQRRAAADVWLDNDSEQWELRAEVDRLWRTRLVPFEANVRARLPQRPSAPPEPVAPDPEWPEQARRVAARLAKAVGGDDGARIDHVGSTSVPGLASEDVLDLQLTVRTPDEADALAEPLAAAGFPRVPGHDSDESCTGASAEQWWKRLHVSADPGRRAELHLRVEGRSNWRLALLFPAWLRADEQARAEYARLKSRCAELFASDVDSRRYAEAKRAWFEQVLPRAERWAARTGWSPCR, via the coding sequence ATGTTGCGCGTTGGTCTCACAGGAGGAATCGGCTCGGGGAAGTCGACGGTCGCGAACAGGCTGGCCGAACACGGTGCCGTCGTCGTCGACGCGGACCTCGTTTCGCGGGAGGTCGTCGAACCGGGGACCGAAGGGCTTTCCGAGATCGTGGAGCACTTCGGTGCGGAGGTTCTCGACGAGGACGGGACGCTGAACCGTTCCGCGCTGGCGCGAGTGGTTTTCGGCGACGACGCGGCCCGGCGCGTGTTGAACGGGATCGTGCATCCCAGGGTCGCCGCCCGCACCGCCGAGTTGATCGCCGCGACGTCCGAGGACGCCGTCGTGGTCCACGATGTCGCGTTGCTCGTCGAGAACGGTTACCAGGCCGACTACCACCTGGTCGTCGTGGTGGACGCCCCGGTGGAGCAACGCGTGCGGCGACTCGTGGAGCGGGGACTGTCCGCGGAGGACGCACGATCCCGCATCGAGGCGCAGGCCGATGAACAGCAGCGGCGCGCGGCCGCCGATGTTTGGCTGGACAACGATTCCGAGCAGTGGGAACTCCGTGCCGAGGTGGATCGGCTGTGGAGGACGCGCCTGGTGCCTTTCGAGGCCAATGTGCGCGCCCGCCTCCCGCAGCGCCCGAGTGCTCCTCCGGAGCCCGTCGCGCCCGATCCGGAGTGGCCCGAGCAGGCCCGGCGGGTGGCGGCGCGGCTCGCCAAGGCAGTGGGAGGGGACGACGGTGCCCGGATCGATCACGTCGGATCCACCTCGGTGCCGGGGCTGGCTTCCGAGGACGTGCTCGATCTGCAGCTGACCGTCCGTACTCCGGACGAGGCCGACGCCCTGGCCGAGCCGCTCGCCGCCGCCGGTTTCCCGCGAGTGCCCGGACACGACTCGGACGAGTCGTGTACCGGGGCCTCGGCGGAGCAGTGGTGGAAGAGGCTGCACGTTTCCGCCGATCCGGGCAGAAGGGCCGAGCTGCACCTGCGGGTGGAAGGCAGGAGCAACTGGCGCCTGGCGCTGCTGTTTCCGGCCTGGCTGCGCGCGGACGAGCAGGCCCGGGCGGAGTACGCGAGACTCAAGAGTCGGTGCGCGGAGCTGTTCGCCTCGGACGTCGACTCCCGGCGTTACGCGGAGGCCAAACGTGCCTGGTTCGAACAGGTCCTGCCGCGTGCCGAGCGGTGGGCGGCGCGCACGGGCTGGAGCCCGTGCCGGTGA
- a CDS encoding DUF402 domain-containing protein, with amino-acid sequence MGLPVHPPKVEVFDLAARTNTDSKGRVRTVDEYRLESFGLYMAREIVDHPKLTYVESWLLPELNLRVSDFRWRPGHERVQDFYLDIVSVERGTRQWRTVDLYLDIVVSATGFAEVLDTDEFVSALRAGLLDEETAQRAMYTTHTTMEALAGHEYDLAAWLRASDIELDRRTPDS; translated from the coding sequence ATGGGCCTTCCGGTCCACCCTCCGAAGGTGGAGGTCTTCGACCTGGCCGCCCGGACCAACACCGACTCCAAGGGTCGGGTACGGACCGTGGACGAGTACCGCCTGGAGTCGTTCGGGCTCTACATGGCGCGCGAGATCGTCGACCACCCGAAACTGACCTACGTCGAGTCCTGGCTGCTTCCCGAGTTGAACCTTCGGGTCAGTGATTTCCGCTGGCGCCCCGGTCACGAGCGGGTGCAGGACTTCTACCTGGACATCGTCTCCGTGGAGCGCGGGACACGACAGTGGCGAACCGTCGACCTGTACCTGGACATCGTGGTTTCGGCAACGGGTTTCGCCGAGGTGCTCGACACCGACGAGTTCGTCAGCGCCCTGCGCGCCGGTCTGCTGGACGAGGAGACGGCACAACGGGCGATGTACACCACCCACACGACCATGGAGGCCCTGGCCGGACACGAATACGATCTCGCGGCCTGGCTGCGGGCCTCCGACATCGAGCTGGACAGGCGCACTCCTGACTCCTGA
- the uvrB gene encoding excinuclease ABC subunit UvrB, producing MAFATENPVLAHSEFRPVGDIPRKEGTFRVVTDYEPAGDQPEAIDDLEKRINSGETNVVLLGATGTGKSATTAWLIERVQRPTLVMEPNKTLAAQMANELRGFFPENAVEYFVSYYDYYQPEAYVPQTDTYIEKDSSVNEDVERLRHSATSNLLSRRDCVVVSSVSCIYGLGTPQSYLDRAIALSVGGETDRDVLLRALVDVQYQRNDLAFQRGTFRVRGDTVEVIPAYEELAVRVEFFGDEIERLYYLHPLTGDVVREVQDLRIFPATHYVAGPERMEQAIRGIESELEEQLGKLERQNKLLEAQRLRMRTQYDIEMMRQVGFCSGIENYSRHIDGREPGTAPATLLDYFPEDFLLVIDESHVTVPQVGGMFEGDASRKRTLVEHGFRLPSALDNRPLTWEEFADRIGQTMYLSATPGPYEMQRSGGEFTEQVIRPTGLVDPEVVVKPTEGQIDDLVAEVRERAGKDERVLVTTLTKKMAEDLTDYLLELGIRVRYLHSEVDTLRRVELLRQLRLGEYDVLVGINLLREGLDLPEVSLVSILDADKEGFLRSETSLVQTIGRAARNVSGQVHMYADGVTESMRRAIEETNRRRAKQIAYNEERGIDPQPLRKQVADILDRVYTESEDTEDTVAEGGSARNASRGKKSSGETSAVSSGVLKDRDIESMPRAELADLVQQLNDQMMNAARELQFELAARLRDEINDLKKELRGMDEAGVE from the coding sequence GTGGCATTCGCGACTGAGAACCCCGTCCTGGCGCACTCCGAGTTCCGGCCGGTCGGCGACATCCCGCGCAAGGAGGGCACCTTCCGGGTCGTCACCGACTACGAGCCGGCGGGAGACCAGCCCGAGGCGATCGACGACCTGGAAAAACGGATCAACTCCGGTGAGACCAACGTGGTGCTGCTCGGTGCGACGGGGACCGGGAAGTCCGCGACCACGGCCTGGCTGATCGAACGCGTACAGCGGCCGACCCTCGTGATGGAGCCGAACAAGACGCTCGCCGCTCAGATGGCCAACGAGCTGCGCGGGTTCTTCCCGGAGAACGCCGTCGAGTACTTCGTCAGCTACTACGACTACTACCAACCCGAGGCCTACGTTCCCCAGACCGACACCTACATCGAGAAGGACTCCTCGGTCAACGAGGACGTCGAGCGACTGCGGCACTCGGCGACCTCGAACCTGCTGAGTCGGAGGGACTGCGTGGTGGTCTCCTCGGTGTCGTGCATCTACGGCCTGGGGACGCCGCAGTCGTATCTCGATCGCGCGATCGCGCTGTCGGTGGGCGGGGAGACGGACCGCGACGTCCTGCTACGTGCCCTCGTGGACGTGCAGTACCAGCGCAACGACCTGGCCTTCCAGCGTGGCACCTTCAGGGTGCGCGGGGACACGGTGGAGGTCATTCCCGCCTACGAGGAGCTCGCCGTTCGCGTGGAGTTCTTCGGCGACGAGATAGAACGTCTCTACTACCTGCATCCGCTCACCGGGGACGTCGTCCGTGAGGTGCAGGACCTGCGGATCTTCCCGGCCACGCACTACGTCGCGGGCCCCGAACGCATGGAGCAGGCGATACGCGGGATCGAGTCCGAGCTGGAGGAGCAGCTCGGCAAGCTGGAGCGCCAGAACAAGCTGCTCGAGGCGCAGCGATTGCGGATGCGTACCCAGTACGACATCGAGATGATGCGCCAGGTCGGTTTCTGCTCGGGCATCGAGAACTACTCGCGGCACATCGACGGGCGCGAGCCCGGTACGGCTCCGGCCACGTTGCTCGACTACTTCCCGGAGGACTTCCTGCTGGTCATCGACGAGTCCCACGTCACCGTCCCGCAGGTCGGCGGGATGTTCGAGGGGGACGCCTCGCGCAAGCGCACTCTCGTCGAGCACGGTTTCCGGTTGCCGAGCGCCTTGGACAACCGCCCGCTTACCTGGGAGGAGTTCGCGGACCGGATCGGACAGACGATGTATCTCTCGGCGACGCCGGGGCCGTACGAGATGCAGCGTTCCGGTGGCGAGTTCACCGAACAGGTCATCCGCCCCACCGGGTTGGTCGACCCGGAAGTCGTGGTCAAGCCGACCGAGGGACAGATCGACGACCTGGTCGCGGAGGTCCGCGAACGCGCGGGCAAGGACGAGCGGGTGCTGGTCACCACGCTCACCAAGAAGATGGCCGAGGACCTGACCGACTACCTGCTGGAACTCGGTATCCGGGTTCGCTACCTGCACTCGGAGGTCGACACCCTGCGCAGGGTCGAACTGCTCCGACAGCTTCGACTCGGCGAGTACGACGTGCTGGTCGGCATCAACCTCCTGCGAGAGGGGCTGGACCTGCCCGAGGTCTCGCTGGTCTCGATCCTGGACGCGGACAAGGAGGGCTTCCTGCGTTCGGAGACCAGCCTGGTGCAGACGATCGGCCGGGCCGCGCGCAACGTTTCCGGGCAGGTCCACATGTACGCCGACGGGGTCACCGAGTCGATGCGGCGGGCCATCGAGGAGACCAACCGCAGGCGGGCGAAGCAGATCGCCTACAACGAGGAACGCGGCATCGACCCGCAGCCGCTGCGCAAGCAGGTGGCCGACATCCTCGACCGGGTTTACACCGAGTCCGAGGACACCGAGGACACCGTTGCCGAGGGCGGTTCCGCTCGCAACGCCTCGCGGGGCAAGAAGTCGAGCGGGGAGACCTCCGCGGTGAGTTCGGGGGTGCTCAAGGACCGCGACATCGAGTCCATGCCGCGGGCCGAGCTGGCCGATCTGGTGCAGCAGCTCAACGACCAGATGATGAACGCGGCACGGGAACTGCAGTTCGAGCTCGCCGCCCGACTGCGGGACGAGATCAACGACCTCAAGAAGGAGCTGCGTGGTATGGACGAGGCCGGGGTGGAGTAG
- a CDS encoding acyl-CoA dehydrogenase family protein encodes MPKNVKTDPDFFGFEELLTEGERSELAEIREIVQREIKPLANDAWDRAEFPFEAIETFAKTGIAGFQFPEYGDGRTRRPLFNGFLSIELNKADPSLAVASGVHTGLAMGSIYGGGDQRQRDRWMPDMVAWNKIGAFGLTEPEGGSDVAGGMRTTARRENDEWVLNGAKRWIGNGTFADLVVIWARDEADGNVKGFVVEKDTPGFHTSKIEGKIALRSVQNADISLNEVRVPEENRLQNIENFGDTAKVLAKTRGNVAWQALGVAIRAYELAREYAVDREQFGRPIGGFQMIQDLLVKMLGNITAMFGMVTRLAQKMADGTAGADHAALAKSFTTTRMRECVAWARELFGGNGIVLDYEVAKFFADAEAVYSFEGSREMNTLIVGKSITGHSAFT; translated from the coding sequence ATGCCCAAGAACGTCAAGACCGACCCCGACTTCTTCGGCTTCGAGGAACTGCTCACCGAGGGTGAGCGCTCCGAACTGGCCGAGATCCGCGAGATCGTCCAACGCGAGATCAAACCGCTGGCCAACGATGCCTGGGACCGGGCCGAGTTCCCCTTCGAAGCGATCGAGACCTTCGCCAAGACGGGCATCGCCGGGTTCCAGTTCCCCGAGTACGGGGACGGACGGACACGCAGGCCACTGTTCAACGGCTTTCTCAGCATAGAGTTGAACAAGGCCGACCCCTCGCTGGCCGTGGCATCCGGCGTGCACACCGGCCTGGCCATGGGAAGCATCTACGGAGGCGGTGACCAGCGTCAACGGGATCGTTGGATGCCGGACATGGTCGCATGGAACAAGATCGGCGCCTTCGGCCTGACCGAGCCCGAGGGCGGATCCGACGTGGCGGGGGGCATGCGCACCACCGCCCGCAGGGAAAACGACGAGTGGGTGCTCAACGGGGCGAAACGCTGGATCGGCAACGGAACCTTCGCCGATCTGGTGGTCATCTGGGCCAGGGATGAAGCGGACGGCAACGTCAAGGGCTTCGTGGTCGAGAAGGACACCCCGGGGTTCCACACGAGCAAGATCGAGGGAAAGATCGCGCTGCGCTCGGTGCAGAACGCCGACATCTCGCTGAACGAGGTGCGCGTTCCGGAGGAGAACCGGCTCCAGAACATCGAGAACTTCGGGGACACCGCCAAGGTGCTTGCCAAAACCAGGGGAAACGTCGCCTGGCAGGCGCTCGGTGTGGCCATCCGCGCCTACGAGCTGGCACGGGAGTACGCGGTGGACCGCGAACAGTTCGGCAGGCCCATCGGCGGTTTCCAGATGATCCAGGACCTCCTCGTGAAGATGCTCGGCAACATCACCGCCATGTTCGGCATGGTGACCAGGCTGGCCCAGAAGATGGCCGACGGGACCGCAGGTGCCGACCACGCCGCGCTCGCCAAGAGCTTCACGACCACCAGGATGCGCGAGTGCGTGGCTTGGGCGCGTGAGCTGTTCGGCGGCAACGGCATCGTGCTCGACTACGAGGTGGCCAAGTTCTTCGCCGACGCGGAAGCCGTCTACTCCTTCGAGGGCAGCCGCGAGATGAACACGCTGATCGTGGGCAAATCCATCACCGGTCACAGCGCCTTCACCTGA
- a CDS encoding 3-hydroxyacyl-CoA dehydrogenase family protein: MTNSSNSPNSPSARFERAAVIGAGTIGLAWAALFAANGMRVRLSDPRTDLRESLEAALPSLSAVLPGTENSDPRERIELGDDPEWAAEHADIVQENGPERVETKRELFRRVANAAPEDAVLASSSSGLLPTDIAARLSDGAAARTLVAHPFNPPHVVPLVEIVPGERTSEPVGEAAFEFYERLGKTPVRLHRETSGFVANRLQSAVLAESFDLVLRGVIDAEQLDTIVKNSLGNRWATVGPFESFHLGGGSGGFRHMIEHLGRGMAERWKDLGTPELDAANIDTLAEQTERAYGDDAEAYRARSARRDHKQLAVTEALRAIDDAD, from the coding sequence ATGACGAATTCATCGAACTCACCGAACTCACCCTCCGCTCGTTTCGAGAGGGCCGCGGTCATCGGGGCGGGGACCATCGGGCTCGCCTGGGCGGCGCTCTTCGCGGCCAACGGCATGCGAGTGCGGCTGTCCGACCCACGCACCGATCTGCGGGAGTCGCTGGAAGCAGCCCTGCCTTCGCTGAGCGCGGTCCTTCCCGGGACCGAGAACTCCGACCCGCGCGAACGAATCGAGCTGGGCGACGATCCCGAATGGGCCGCCGAGCACGCCGACATAGTCCAGGAGAACGGCCCCGAACGGGTGGAGACCAAACGGGAGCTGTTCCGGCGCGTCGCGAACGCGGCCCCGGAGGACGCCGTACTCGCCTCCTCGAGTTCAGGACTGCTGCCCACCGACATCGCCGCACGGCTGTCGGACGGAGCAGCGGCCCGGACACTGGTCGCGCATCCCTTCAACCCACCGCACGTGGTCCCACTCGTGGAGATAGTCCCCGGGGAGCGCACCTCCGAACCCGTCGGAGAAGCGGCCTTCGAGTTCTACGAACGTCTCGGTAAGACTCCGGTGCGGCTGCATCGCGAAACCTCGGGATTCGTGGCCAACCGGCTGCAGAGCGCCGTGCTGGCCGAGTCGTTCGACCTCGTGCTGCGCGGTGTGATCGACGCCGAGCAACTGGACACGATCGTGAAGAACTCCCTGGGCAACCGTTGGGCAACAGTGGGGCCCTTCGAAAGTTTCCACCTCGGAGGTGGCTCCGGGGGATTCCGGCACATGATCGAGCACCTCGGGAGGGGAATGGCCGAACGGTGGAAGGACCTCGGCACTCCCGAACTCGACGCCGCGAACATCGACACCCTGGCCGAGCAGACCGAACGGGCCTACGGCGACGACGCCGAAGCGTACCGCGCGCGCTCCGCACGGCGTGACCACAAGCAGCTCGCGGTCACCGAAGCCCTCCGCGCGATCGACGACGCGGACTGA
- a CDS encoding acetoacetate decarboxylase has translation MRSEQVRQALTTPLTNPAFAAGVPRFTDREYLNVVYRTDHDALRAVVPEPLVVEEPLVRFEIMRMNEVTSFGPYTEAGQAVPVRLGDEHGEYLHAMYLDNFPAIASGRELSAYPKVLATPELHTEHAALVGTLDYGSQRVATATMGYKHQPLEADRAREQITVPTYMLNIVPGSDRTPRVCELVRTEITDITVKQAWTAPARLQLFEHALAPLADLPVREIVSASHILTDLTLGPAHPVHDYLHER, from the coding sequence ATGCGTTCGGAACAAGTCCGTCAGGCGCTGACCACACCGCTGACCAACCCGGCTTTCGCGGCCGGCGTCCCCCGTTTCACCGACCGCGAGTACCTGAACGTCGTTTATCGCACCGACCACGACGCGCTACGGGCCGTCGTTCCGGAACCCCTGGTCGTCGAGGAACCACTGGTCCGTTTCGAGATCATGCGCATGAACGAGGTGACCTCCTTCGGCCCCTACACCGAAGCGGGCCAGGCCGTCCCGGTACGTCTCGGGGACGAACACGGCGAGTACCTGCACGCGATGTACCTGGACAACTTCCCGGCCATCGCCTCGGGACGCGAGCTGAGCGCCTACCCGAAGGTGCTGGCCACTCCCGAGCTGCACACCGAGCACGCTGCCCTGGTCGGAACTCTGGACTACGGTAGCCAGCGGGTGGCCACGGCCACCATGGGGTACAAGCACCAGCCGCTGGAGGCCGACCGCGCCAGGGAACAGATCACCGTTCCCACTTACATGCTCAACATCGTCCCCGGCAGTGACCGGACACCGCGGGTGTGTGAGCTGGTACGCACCGAGATCACCGACATCACGGTCAAACAGGCCTGGACCGCACCGGCTCGCCTCCAGCTTTTCGAGCACGCGCTGGCACCGTTGGCCGATCTTCCGGTGCGCGAAATCGTCTCGGCGAGCCACATCCTCACGGACCTGACGCTCGGACCGGCGCACCCGGTTCACGACTACCTGCACGAACGGTGA
- a CDS encoding crotonase/enoyl-CoA hydratase family protein, translated as MTDAENQPVRTEIHENTLVITIDRPKARNAVNTAVAEGIAEAARHLDEDPRLRVGVLTGAERMFSAGMDLKAAANGESASIAGKGFAGLTEAEPDKPLIAAVEGFAMGGGFELALACDLVVAGASAKFALPEVQRGLIAGGGGAVRLPNRIPYHLAMELILTGKTITAERAAELGVLNRTTADGAAESTALELAAGISRNAPLAVKAAKRVSRTAARDSEQQAFTAQREELRALLASEDFAEGARAFAERRSPNWSAQ; from the coding sequence ATGACCGACGCCGAGAACCAACCGGTGCGCACGGAGATCCACGAGAACACACTCGTTATCACGATCGATCGGCCGAAGGCCCGCAACGCCGTGAACACCGCGGTCGCCGAAGGTATCGCCGAAGCCGCACGGCACCTGGACGAGGATCCGCGACTGCGTGTCGGCGTGCTCACGGGAGCGGAGCGGATGTTCAGCGCGGGCATGGACCTCAAAGCCGCGGCCAACGGGGAGTCGGCCTCGATCGCGGGCAAGGGGTTCGCGGGGCTGACCGAGGCCGAGCCGGACAAGCCGCTCATCGCGGCGGTCGAGGGCTTCGCGATGGGAGGCGGGTTCGAACTCGCCCTCGCCTGCGACCTCGTCGTCGCCGGAGCGAGCGCGAAATTCGCTCTTCCCGAGGTCCAACGCGGGCTGATCGCGGGTGGGGGCGGAGCCGTACGTCTCCCCAACCGGATTCCCTACCACCTGGCGATGGAACTGATACTCACCGGGAAAACGATCACGGCCGAACGCGCGGCCGAGCTCGGTGTGCTCAACAGGACCACGGCGGACGGCGCGGCCGAGTCCACGGCCCTGGAACTGGCAGCCGGAATCTCGCGGAACGCTCCCCTCGCGGTCAAGGCGGCCAAGCGAGTCTCCCGGACGGCGGCGCGCGACTCGGAGCAGCAGGCCTTCACCGCCCAACGCGAGGAGCTCCGCGCACTGCTGGCCTCCGAGGACTTCGCCGAAGGCGCCCGTGCCTTCGCGGAACGTCGCTCACCGAACTGGTCCGCACAGTAA
- a CDS encoding CaiB/BaiF CoA transferase family protein, with product MSNSTGTRPTEEKGNAAGPLAGVRVIDMSTVVMGPYAAQIFGDLGADVIRIESPRDSARLGTTHRTPGMTPLHLNVNRNKRSVELNLKDPEERERALGLIDGADLLITNMRAGALQRLGMDYENLAQRNPALVYAHAQGFRPDSSRAELAAYDETVQAASGMIDLAQRAGDIGTPVVLPSILADKVTALTIAYSAMAALLHQRATGEGQRVEVPMADTLLSFNMIEHLQGNAFEPPMGPTGFPNSLNQGHRARPTKDGLVMIIPYTPRNFRDLFAAAGRPDLVEDPRVNGEFIDVRQDGQDLAQLIESVTPELASDEWIEVGTKHSIPVGPVLRLDEATEDPYVREGHLLDVAEHPTEGSYRVVGIPMNFSRTPASVRKHAPLPGQDTAEVLGGPDRPDETQE from the coding sequence ATGTCGAATAGCACCGGTACGCGGCCCACCGAGGAAAAGGGGAACGCCGCCGGACCACTGGCGGGAGTTCGAGTCATCGACATGTCCACGGTGGTGATGGGTCCGTACGCGGCCCAGATATTCGGAGATCTCGGAGCCGACGTGATCCGGATCGAGTCACCCCGGGACAGCGCGCGCCTCGGCACCACCCACCGCACCCCCGGAATGACTCCGCTGCACCTCAACGTCAACCGCAACAAGCGCAGCGTGGAGCTCAACCTCAAAGACCCCGAGGAGCGGGAACGCGCGCTCGGACTGATCGACGGGGCCGATCTGCTGATCACCAACATGCGGGCGGGGGCCCTGCAGCGGCTCGGCATGGACTACGAGAACCTCGCACAGCGCAACCCCGCGCTGGTCTACGCGCACGCGCAGGGTTTCCGCCCCGACTCGAGCCGAGCCGAGCTCGCCGCCTACGACGAAACCGTCCAAGCGGCATCCGGAATGATCGACCTGGCCCAACGGGCCGGTGACATCGGAACCCCCGTGGTTCTGCCCAGCATCCTCGCCGACAAGGTCACCGCCCTCACGATCGCCTACTCCGCCATGGCCGCACTGCTGCACCAGCGCGCCACGGGTGAGGGGCAGCGGGTGGAGGTCCCGATGGCCGACACCCTGCTGTCCTTCAACATGATCGAGCACCTGCAGGGCAACGCCTTCGAACCACCGATGGGGCCCACCGGGTTCCCCAACTCGTTGAACCAGGGCCATCGGGCGCGGCCCACCAAGGACGGACTGGTCATGATCATTCCGTACACCCCGCGGAACTTCCGCGACCTGTTCGCCGCCGCGGGACGGCCCGACCTGGTGGAGGACCCCAGGGTCAACGGGGAGTTCATCGACGTCCGCCAGGACGGCCAGGACCTGGCGCAGTTGATCGAATCCGTCACCCCGGAACTGGCCTCGGACGAGTGGATCGAAGTCGGCACGAAGCACAGCATCCCCGTCGGACCGGTCCTTCGCCTGGACGAGGCCACGGAGGACCCCTACGTGCGCGAAGGACACCTGCTTGACGTGGCAGAGCACCCGACAGAGGGCAGTTACCGGGTCGTGGGGATCCCGATGAACTTCTCGCGCACCCCCGCCTCCGTCCGCAAGCACGCGCCCCTGCCCGGCCAGGACACCGCCGAGGTACTCGGCGGCCCCGACCGGCCGGACGAGACACAGGAGTGA